The genomic region CTCCAGGGCGTGCACGGTGTCCCTAAGGCGCGCTGCGTGCTCGAACCTCTCCTCGCCGGCCGCCCGCACCATCTGGAGGGCGAGGTCCTCCACCACCTGCTCCACCCGGCCCTCGAAGAGGAGCGCCGCCGCGTCCACTGCCCGCCGGTACTCCTCCGGGCTCACTAAGCCCGCGCACGGTCCGGAGCAACGGCCGATGTGGTAGAGGAGGCACGGCCGCTCGTAGCGCTTCTCCCCGACGGGCAGGTTGCAGGTGCGGATCGGGAATAGCTTGTGGGCGAGCTTGACCACGCGGCGCATGGAGCGGCTCGACGTGAACGGACCGAAGTAGCGGGCGCCGTCGCCCGCGGGTCGGCGCACAACGAGGACCCGGGGGAACGGCTCGGCGGTGATCTTGAGGTAGGGGTAGCGCTTGTCGTCGCGGAGGCGGGTGTTGAACCGGGGGCGGTGTTTCTTGACGAGGGCATCCTCGAGGACGAGGGCGTCCTCCTCCGTCCCGGTCACGATCACCTCCAGGTCGCGCGCCTCGCGCACGAGGAGGCGCACCTTGGGCGAGAGGGTGCGGGGGGACTGGAAGTAGGAGCGGACCCGGTCGCGGAGCGAGGAGGCCTTCCCGACGTAGAGGATCGTCCCGTCCCCGCCGCGGAACAGGTACACCCCGGGGGACTTGGGGAGGTCCCCCACCTTCGCCGCGAGGTCTTCGTTGGCCATGATCGTCCTCATTCTCCGCGGGAAGCGACGGACTTGCAGGTGCCGCCTCACCCCCTTCCTCGGGGGGCGCGAGAAGGTCCAACCGCTCCGCAACCGAGGGTCAGGACTCTCCAATGCCGGAATCCTGTTAGTACGTTGGGCGTCCTTGGCTGACGCCTGCGCCGTCCTCTTCTAGCCCAAGCATGGGGGCTTCCTCGGCCCACCAGGTCGAGCCAGGGCAGCTGTCACGGCCTCCCGGAGCTAGGGTCGCAATCCCTTTCAGGGTTCCGTAGGTGGTTCTACTGATGCCACCCCACAGGAGCACAAAGGGGTTGCCACTGGGGGGGAACATACTGACTCACAAACTTGTCGCCCACCGCCGGGTGATTCCTACCGCCGGCCGACACTTCGCCGGCCCGCTGGCCAAGCTTTCCAATATCGTGGAGGAGGCCGGCCAACGCTGCCCGAGTAGCGAGATGACGCTCGTCCGCTCCCATTGACCCCCCAGGTGCCGTCCAGTATAGGAAGGCTCAACTTGGGAGACAAGTGCGCCGGCGCGGGGGAGAGCGTGGAAGGCACGAGCAAGAACTAGAACCGGTGGGAGAGGAGGCCCCGGCAGGGGGCGAGGGCCAGGGCGAGGAGGAAGAAGGCAGTCGCCACGAGGACGATCGCTGCCCCGCTCGCGATCCCAAGGTAGAACGAGACGTAGAGGCCGATCACCCCGGCGAGGATCCCCAACACCGCCGCGAGGCCCATCATCCACGGGAGACGGCGCGTGAGGAGGTACGCCGTCGCCGGCGGGGTGATGAGCATCGCCAGCACCAACGCCACCCCCACCGCCTGGAGCGAGATGACCACCGTCACCGCGATGAGGAGGAGGAGAAGGTGCCGGAACAGCCCCGTCCGCAGCCGGAGCGTGGCGGCGAACGTGGGGTCGAACGAAACGACGAGGAACTCCTTGTAGAAGAGGACGACCAGGAGGATGACCACCGCCCCGATCCCGACCGTAAGCCCGAGGTCCGCTGGCGATACGGAGAGGACGTTCCCGAACAAGAAGTGAGCGAGATCCACCGCGTACCCGCGCACGGTCGAGATGAGGGCGATCCCGAGGGCGAACATGCCCGCGAACACGATCCCGATCGCCGTGTCCTCCTTCAGGCGACTGCGCCGGCTCACCTCCCCGATCCCAAGGGAAGCCAGGATCGCCGCTCCGAGGGCCCACAGGAGGATCGGGCCGCGGTCCCCCCGATGCACGAGGTACCCCACCGCCACCCCAGGGAGGATGGAGTGGGCGAGTGCATCGCCGAAGAACGCCATCCCCTGGAGGACGACGTACGTCCCCACCACAGCGCACGTCCCCCCCACCACCACCACGGCGAGGAGGGCCCGCACCATGAACGGGTAAGAGAACGGACCTACGAAAAACTCAACGATCCCCATGGTCGCCCCCTTCGCAGCACGTGTCGCTGAGGGCGACGGGTCCGGACGGGGTCTGGAAGATGCGCAGGCCGGTGCCGTACGCGGCGCGCAGCCGGTCGCCCGTGAACACCTCGGCGGGCGGGCCAAACCCGATCGCGCGCCCGCCCAGGAGGAGGGCGAGGGGGAAGTGGGCCTGGGCGAGGTCGAGCTCGTGGAGGGCGACGATGGAGGTGATCCGCTGTTCCCGGAGCCGGCCGAGGAGGTCGAGGATCCCCGCCTGGGCCGGGGCATCGAGGCCCGCGAGGGGCTCATCGAGGAGGAGCACGGTCGCCTCCTGGACGATGGCCCGGGCGATGAACATCCGCTGCTGCTCCCCACCCGATAGCTCCCCGATCGGCCGGCGGGCGAGGTGAGAGATCCCGACGAGGGCCAATGCCTCCGCGACCCGCTCCCGGTCCTCTGCCCCCGGCCATCGCAGCGGGCCAAGGCGTCCCGTACGGCCCATCAGCACCACGTCGCTCACCGCCAGGGGGAAGCGGAGGTCCACCCCCAGCCGCTGGGGGAGGTAGGCGATGCAGATGTGTCGCGCCGGCCGCTGCCCGAAGATCCGCACCTCGCCCACTGTGGGGGGGAGCGTCCCTGAAAGGACGCGGAGGAGGGTCGTCTTCCCCGCCCCGTTCGGGCCGACGACGGCCAGGAGGTCGCCCGGTTCGAGCCGGAACGAGATCCCAGCGAGGACGGCCTTCCCATCGAGGACGACCGCGACCTCCCGCACCTCCACCGCCGGGCCCGCGGCATGGGCGGGGTCGGGACAGGTCCGGCTCGCGCGGATCCGCTCCCTCGTCATCCGCGGAGCGCCTCCACGATCCGCCGCACGTTCTCCCGCATGAACGAGAGGTAATCCGGGGCCGGGCCGTCCAGCGCGGAGAGGGATCCCTGGAACAGGACCACCACCCTGACCCCCGTGTCGCGGGCGAGCTCGGAAGCGAGGTCGGGGTTGAACTCCGGGGACACGAACACGGCCGGCACGCCCAGGTTGCGGATCCGGTCCACGAGGATGGCCCTGTCCCGCGCCGAGGGCTCGGCGAGGGTGCTGAGGGCGGGGATGATCGCCCCCCCTACGACGAACCCGTAGCGGTCTGCAAAGTACCCGAGGGCCCAGTGATCCGTGATGAGGACGCGTCGCGCGGGGGGGAGGACGGCCACCTGTTCCTGGATCCACCGGTCGAGCGCGGCGAGCTCCTCCCGGTACGCCGCGGCGCGGGCGGCGAACTCCTCCTTCCCGGGGGGGTCAAGCCTGCCGAGGGCGGACTCGATCGTGCGCGTCCACTCCGCGACGAGTAGCGGATCGAACCATACGTGGGGATCGGTCCCGCCGTGGCCCTCGCCGGGAGCGAGCGCGCGCAGGGGGAGCCCAGCGGAGAGGTCCACCACCTTCCCCTGGAGCTCGGGGGACGAGAGGATGCGG from Candidatus Bipolaricaulis anaerobius harbors:
- a CDS encoding metal ABC transporter permease, with amino-acid sequence MGIVEFFVGPFSYPFMVRALLAVVVVGGTCAVVGTYVVLQGMAFFGDALAHSILPGVAVGYLVHRGDRGPILLWALGAAILASLGIGEVSRRSRLKEDTAIGIVFAGMFALGIALISTVRGYAVDLAHFLFGNVLSVSPADLGLTVGIGAVVILLVVLFYKEFLVVSFDPTFAATLRLRTGLFRHLLLLLIAVTVVISLQAVGVALVLAMLITPPATAYLLTRRLPWMMGLAAVLGILAGVIGLYVSFYLGIASGAAIVLVATAFFLLALALAPCRGLLSHRF
- a CDS encoding metal ABC transporter ATP-binding protein; translation: MTRERIRASRTCPDPAHAAGPAVEVREVAVVLDGKAVLAGISFRLEPGDLLAVVGPNGAGKTTLLRVLSGTLPPTVGEVRIFGQRPARHICIAYLPQRLGVDLRFPLAVSDVVLMGRTGRLGPLRWPGAEDRERVAEALALVGISHLARRPIGELSGGEQQRMFIARAIVQEATVLLLDEPLAGLDAPAQAGILDLLGRLREQRITSIVALHELDLAQAHFPLALLLGGRAIGFGPPAEVFTGDRLRAAYGTGLRIFQTPSGPVALSDTCCEGGDHGDR
- a CDS encoding metal ABC transporter substrate-binding protein, producing the protein MPAAKWLVGMAVASFSLASLGAPVAAVATTSIVGDVVKEVGGERVALAILFPPGTDPHTFEPTPQDLVALSRADAVFIAGAGLEEGLARILSSPELQGKVVDLSAGLPLRALAPGEGHGGTDPHVWFDPLLVAEWTRTIESALGRLDPPGKEEFAARAAAYREELAALDRWIQEQVAVLPPARRVLITDHWALGYFADRYGFVVGGAIIPALSTLAEPSARDRAILVDRIRNLGVPAVFVSPEFNPDLASELARDTGVRVVVLFQGSLSALDGPAPDYLSFMRENVRRIVEALRG